DNA from Desulfuromonas sp. AOP6:
TATCAGGATCTTGTGGCCGCCCGCCAATCCTGCAACCTGGGAGGGTCCGCCCCGGACCGGCAGCAGGTATCCGAGTTTCTATCCCGCCAGCGGGAGAAAATCCGTGAAAAGTTCGGCGACAGGGAAGTCGATTTCGTGGTCGTGACGGAAGCAGGCAAGCCCAAGATCAAAGTGCGCGCCAAGAAATAGATGATGATGGCCGAAGCTCCCCACAAGACCGCTCTCGTTCTCGCCGGTGGCGGGATTATGGGCGCCGCCTACGAAATAGGTTGCCTGACGGCTGTCGATCGCCTCTTTCTGCCCGGCTTTTCCAGCCGCCGCTTCGACATGTATGTCGGCGTCAGCGCCGGCTCGGTCATAGCCACGCTCATGGCTAACCGCATTGCCCCCGAGACCCTCTTCAGCGCTATCGCCAGCAACGATTCGACGGTTTTCAACTGGCGGCGCGGGGATATCTACCGCATGGACAAGGGGGCCATAGTCAAGTCCCTCTGGGATGTCTCCCGCAATCTTTTTGGCATCTTTCGTCACCACCGCCGCAAGGGTTGGAACTTTACTTTTTCGGATATGGTGAAAATTGTGCAGGAGCAGTTCCCTGCCGGCATCTTTTCTCTGGAACCGATGCAGCGTTATCTACGGGACGCATTTCATCAGGAGAATATCGCCGATGCGTTTGATCAGCTCAAGGCCGAACTCTATATCCCGGCCTATGACCTCGACCGGGGAACCCGGGTCGTCTTCGGCTCGGAAGGATACCGGGACATGGCGATCTGCCAGGCCATAACCGCTTCCTGCGCCATCCCTTTCTTCTTCAGCCCCCTGCAGATCGGTAATCGTTTCTATCTCGACGGCTCCGTGGGCCGCGTTTCTCATATCGACATCGCCATCGAGCGGGGAGCCAAACTCATCCTGGTCGTCAATCCCCGGGTGCCGATGAATAATGACCGCGAGCACATCTGCCTGCCATCCCTTTCCTTCGGCAAGTGTTCCAGCATTGCCCACCTGGGTGTCAGTTCCGCCTGGGAACAGGCCCGACGGATCGAGAACAAGGAAAAGCTCGACCTGGCTCTGGAGACCTACGCGCGCTGCCACCCCGAGGTGGACATATTGCTGATCGAACCGGGACGCGAAGAGTCCATGCTCTTTTTCCAGAATCCCATGAGCGACGCCGCCCGTTACCACATCATGAATTACGGCTACCACCTGACGCTGAATCAACTGCAAAAGGATTTCGACCGCTTTCACGCCTGTTTTGCCAAACATGGCATCAAAACAACGGCGAAACGACTGCACAGCGCGCCACCGGCGGAAATCACCGAGTAAAGAACCGGCGTGGAGCCGGCAAACACACCGGAGAGGG
Protein-coding regions in this window:
- a CDS encoding patatin-like phospholipase family protein, which gives rise to MMMAEAPHKTALVLAGGGIMGAAYEIGCLTAVDRLFLPGFSSRRFDMYVGVSAGSVIATLMANRIAPETLFSAIASNDSTVFNWRRGDIYRMDKGAIVKSLWDVSRNLFGIFRHHRRKGWNFTFSDMVKIVQEQFPAGIFSLEPMQRYLRDAFHQENIADAFDQLKAELYIPAYDLDRGTRVVFGSEGYRDMAICQAITASCAIPFFFSPLQIGNRFYLDGSVGRVSHIDIAIERGAKLILVVNPRVPMNNDREHICLPSLSFGKCSSIAHLGVSSAWEQARRIENKEKLDLALETYARCHPEVDILLIEPGREESMLFFQNPMSDAARYHIMNYGYHLTLNQLQKDFDRFHACFAKHGIKTTAKRLHSAPPAEITE